The following are encoded together in the Gemmatimonadota bacterium genome:
- a CDS encoding methyltransferase domain-containing protein: protein MTPVILFGITAILSALFTAAARLMARRFNAPDAPVSTLGGTALLAALFCGFYFLPQSLPLGLVIGAVGMALIGILDDWKPFVPLHKFALTLAVAGIAAWFGPRIHLVNIIWIDATLTALWMVWMCHAFNVLDMEDGLSSGSGTIASLSLWVISAGDWALVTAGALTGYLLHNFHPARILMGDTGSLLIGFLLSSMAVSVANQTGGLTGVIGPLIALGLPIFEAVFISAIRFAKGRSIVRPSRDHVAQRLIKWRLPVRAAVALMWLAGIVLGGLALVFTLGHWISLAGVACLAIGAWRGLSRVDMEGDGCDGRPVGLFGKNWLIYRTMRQTMYEVKEMVSGKLLDVGCGNKPYAGIFETRVQQYIGLEKGRERYEHADVWGDVLALPLRDQTCDTVLCNQVLEHVPQPQLAIDEMARVLRSGGYLILTAPHIWGLHEVPHDYFRFTPYGLHHLAEKSGLTVHTTRALAGFWVTVGTRFCYYLARFERGPLIPFARIAFFVIQLGALFLDRLHRVESDAWNFLLIAQKDLSHE from the coding sequence TTGACGCCCGTTATTTTATTCGGCATTACCGCAATTCTATCGGCTTTGTTCACGGCGGCTGCGCGTCTGATGGCACGCCGTTTTAATGCGCCCGACGCGCCCGTTTCAACTCTGGGCGGTACAGCTTTGCTGGCCGCTCTTTTTTGTGGCTTCTATTTTTTACCTCAATCGCTTCCTTTGGGCCTCGTTATTGGCGCTGTGGGAATGGCACTCATCGGCATTTTAGACGACTGGAAGCCTTTTGTACCGCTACACAAATTTGCGCTAACCCTCGCAGTTGCAGGCATCGCTGCCTGGTTCGGCCCGCGTATCCATCTCGTAAATATTATCTGGATAGACGCCACACTGACTGCGCTGTGGATGGTCTGGATGTGCCATGCATTCAATGTTCTGGACATGGAAGACGGTCTTTCCTCGGGTAGTGGCACCATTGCCTCACTGAGTTTGTGGGTGATAAGTGCCGGAGATTGGGCACTTGTAACAGCAGGCGCACTCACGGGGTATTTGCTACACAATTTTCATCCCGCCCGCATCCTCATGGGCGACACCGGAAGCCTGTTAATTGGCTTTTTGCTCAGTAGTATGGCTGTTTCTGTCGCAAATCAAACTGGAGGCCTCACGGGCGTCATCGGACCTTTGATCGCCCTGGGACTGCCCATCTTTGAAGCAGTATTTATCAGTGCGATCCGATTTGCCAAAGGCCGCTCTATTGTCCGACCCAGCCGGGATCACGTTGCACAGCGATTGATAAAATGGAGGCTACCAGTGCGTGCAGCAGTCGCTCTGATGTGGTTGGCAGGTATTGTTTTGGGTGGTCTGGCACTCGTGTTCACTCTGGGGCACTGGATCAGTTTGGCTGGTGTTGCGTGTCTCGCCATTGGTGCGTGGAGGGGATTGTCGCGCGTGGATATGGAAGGCGATGGGTGTGATGGACGCCCGGTTGGCCTATTTGGCAAAAACTGGTTGATTTACCGCACAATGCGCCAGACAATGTACGAAGTAAAGGAGATGGTAAGTGGAAAATTACTGGATGTGGGGTGTGGCAATAAACCCTATGCCGGCATTTTTGAGACGCGCGTGCAACAATACATCGGCCTGGAAAAAGGGCGCGAGCGCTATGAACACGCCGATGTGTGGGGCGATGTACTGGCCCTCCCCCTCCGCGACCAAACCTGCGATACCGTATTGTGCAATCAGGTCTTAGAACATGTGCCACAGCCCCAATTGGCAATTGACGAAATGGCACGCGTATTGCGATCGGGTGGCTATTTAATTCTCACCGCACCCCATATTTGGGGCTTGCACGAAGTCCCCCACGACTATTTCCGCTTTACGCCTTATGGCTTGCACCATCTCGCTGAAAAATCGGGGCTAACAGTTCATACAACGCGCGCGCTCGCGGGATTTTGGGTCACAGTTGGGACGCGATTCTGTTATTATTTGGCGCGTTTTGAACGCGGTCCGCTAATCCCCTTTGCGCGCATTGCATTTTTTGTCATCCAACTCGGCGCACTATTTTTAGACCGCTTGCACCGCGTGGAGAGCGACGCGTGGAATTTTTTGCTCATCGCACAAAAGGATCTATCCCATGAGTGA
- a CDS encoding glycosyltransferase family 2 protein, which yields MPECVTAIVVNWNAGENLAQCIAALLDQRGTDLDVVVVDNASSDNSLEALETYGDRVRVIQTGANLGFGSAVNRGVDVSHSAIVIAMNPDVVLQPDAVNTMVEFLNTHANVGMVGPKLKDADGQVLASCGEAPRLRDEICRKFLLHLLFPLLKFRRRRPSKPESVAWVTGACFAVRRCVLDAVNGLDEAIFMYYEDVDLGLCINRAGWQVMYLPHAEGIHIGGESSKQALTRMLVVSEASYAYFIAKHLGQWAARLLRLLRPIEMTLRTLLWGSVFLLAHSRRTEARARLRAYWFILTHGAVEEGP from the coding sequence ATGCCTGAATGTGTAACAGCAATAGTGGTCAACTGGAATGCCGGAGAAAATCTGGCGCAATGCATTGCCGCATTACTCGATCAGCGTGGAACAGATCTCGATGTGGTCGTGGTCGATAACGCATCGTCGGACAACAGCCTGGAGGCACTGGAAACTTATGGCGACCGCGTGCGCGTGATTCAAACCGGCGCAAATCTGGGCTTTGGGAGCGCAGTGAACCGCGGTGTGGATGTCTCGCACAGCGCGATTGTCATAGCCATGAATCCCGATGTCGTGTTGCAACCAGATGCAGTGAACACGATGGTTGAATTTTTGAACACACACGCCAATGTGGGCATGGTGGGGCCGAAACTTAAAGACGCGGATGGACAGGTGCTCGCCTCGTGCGGTGAGGCACCGAGGCTCAGAGATGAAATCTGTCGTAAATTCCTATTGCATCTACTATTTCCATTGCTTAAATTTCGGCGGCGAAGGCCCTCCAAACCCGAATCCGTCGCCTGGGTGACCGGGGCGTGTTTCGCAGTTCGCCGCTGCGTTCTGGACGCTGTAAACGGGCTGGACGAGGCCATTTTTATGTATTACGAAGATGTAGATCTCGGCCTGTGCATCAACCGAGCGGGCTGGCAGGTCATGTATTTGCCCCACGCCGAAGGCATACACATCGGAGGCGAAAGTTCCAAACAGGCATTGACGCGGATGCTCGTGGTCAGCGAAGCGTCTTATGCCTATTTTATTGCCAAACACCTGGGACAATGGGCCGCGCGCTTACTCAGGCTCCTGCGTCCTATAGAAATGACGTTGCGAACATTGCTCTGGGGAAGTGTGTTTTTACTCGCCCACAGCCGTCGCACAGAGGCGCGAGCGCGTTTGCGAGCTTACTGGTTTATCTTAACTCACGGTGCTGTGGAGGAAGGTCCATGA
- a CDS encoding O-antigen ligase family protein gives MTLRTNFFDPAKPQLLVLICLGQVLLIALPFLVNDALAAILVLSLLSAIALLGSLTLSVLYLCFTAAVVPSWLYEDYLLLPMGFKFYEGLLVVVMGIAYLNYLLEGRWSWRRHTFLDRPMCVLLGLVLLSCLLGLIYGQSVSQMLRDVRYPLYYTLFFVVTWFFDVRRFSTFLHLFLLIAAIVGIEYLFEFLLQVDTDIAGGFVRIARLEGIVLPMGMLIIAAILLFETRAYRRAWAWGAILPIGLALVLTMGRGMWISLFVGLSILAALTVLDKQATPRRMSRLIIVALVPLLLLAMGYVFQQQTRAAVSDIALDRVTRSVEAVSGRLISYGNALEKIRQRPLLGGGHGETVTSLVTFPPPPQILTVGAVDNVYLTIGIRMGLVGIAAFLWVFGFALWRSYRLFQQSSDTRVRLFCAAFIAIYAALLVYGMADATLFANRLIFIHATFLGLIARLVAEEKNNA, from the coding sequence ATGACGCTTCGAACAAATTTCTTTGATCCTGCAAAACCCCAACTGTTGGTCCTGATATGTTTGGGGCAGGTATTGTTAATTGCATTGCCGTTTTTGGTAAATGACGCGCTTGCAGCGATTCTCGTTCTGAGCTTGTTGTCGGCAATCGCGCTTCTTGGCTCTCTCACGCTGTCAGTGCTCTATTTGTGTTTCACAGCGGCAGTTGTACCTTCCTGGCTTTATGAAGACTATCTGCTCTTACCTATGGGCTTTAAATTCTATGAAGGTCTTCTCGTCGTGGTAATGGGCATTGCCTATCTCAACTATTTGTTGGAAGGCCGATGGAGTTGGCGACGGCATACGTTTTTGGATCGACCAATGTGCGTATTGCTGGGGCTGGTCTTACTTTCTTGCTTGTTGGGGTTGATCTACGGACAATCGGTCTCGCAAATGTTGCGCGACGTGCGCTATCCATTGTACTACACGTTGTTCTTTGTGGTAACATGGTTTTTTGATGTGCGGCGATTCTCCACATTCCTGCATTTATTTTTGCTCATCGCCGCAATTGTCGGCATCGAGTATTTGTTTGAATTTCTTTTGCAGGTCGATACGGACATTGCGGGTGGTTTTGTTCGGATCGCACGACTCGAAGGCATTGTGTTGCCGATGGGTATGCTCATTATCGCCGCCATTTTGTTATTTGAAACGCGGGCGTACAGGCGCGCATGGGCGTGGGGCGCGATATTGCCCATTGGGTTGGCCCTGGTTTTGACAATGGGACGGGGCATGTGGATTTCGCTATTCGTCGGGCTGAGCATTCTGGCCGCGTTGACTGTGCTGGATAAGCAAGCCACACCACGACGCATGTCGCGTCTCATTATCGTGGCACTGGTCCCCCTATTGCTACTGGCGATGGGTTATGTTTTTCAGCAACAAACCCGCGCTGCCGTTAGCGACATAGCACTGGACCGCGTGACGCGCAGCGTCGAAGCTGTAAGTGGGCGGTTGATATCTTATGGCAACGCACTGGAGAAAATTCGCCAACGGCCTCTGCTCGGCGGCGGGCACGGCGAAACCGTGACGTCTTTGGTGACATTTCCACCACCGCCACAGATATTGACAGTAGGCGCAGTTGACAATGTTTATTTGACGATTGGTATCCGGATGGGACTGGTTGGCATCGCGGCGTTTTTGTGGGTCTTTGGCTTTGCTCTGTGGCGTTCATATCGATTATTCCAACAAAGTTCTGATACCCGCGTGCGTCTGTTCTGCGCGGCATTTATCGCCATTTATGCAGCACTCCTCGTCTATGGCATGGCAGATGCAACCCTCTTTGCCAACCGGTTGATCTTTATCCATGCGACATTTTTGGGACTTATTGCACGGCTGGTAGCAGAGGAAAAAAATAATGCCTGA
- a CDS encoding glycosyltransferase family 39 protein encodes MSDFIASIKANFNKRYPGIHHAIVKHYFTSIIILIIFFAFILRYFQLNIGLPYLYFWDEPLTASNALQMMKTEDYNPHFFKYGSLMIYLNLLIDQLYYIYLLLTGDLASVTNIRIEADTGWHWTISHPGFYFWNRFLTATMGTATVFITYLISRSICGRWTGIISAFFLSVLPIHIVHSGFVTMDAPVALFVSLVALFSILFIDQKKIIYFILGLICVGFATATKYNSGLAILLPVASLIWMSYRDEIPRQKFYWLAIPCLPAVTFFFIMPYAILDFPNFIKDVLHQINYYKTTGHPGATISPGWDYFAFQIREFYHNIGLTGTILFAIGLAGIISRPVLLLILLFPASYLVFMSDMTVSFHRNFIQVYPFIAIFAGIAFYNLHLALARFYPKLKKPIPIVCLAAALVLLPRAYDAYQTGLELHNTRDTRSAVIDTLNAMENVQQVVFARELRVHEQDLNRLKCDYSIQPIEIMSTEQNRDHTHYVLPVEISQIYTYYPEEIQTKQAIIDKIPGEHILQYIDSNYIGQNIGKDYIKQSAATMLDVFSTSPSLIIANQIPQEPLHPGTIAFDTCKLSPTGAQINIRNTATLRDGAIKTPSYALKRGKYLFTFQAQKSVSPERSQSFVFGEYETKITVKRLNAFRKHASIRVSIFADQALLTQQIFILTKNLAQMDAFFSLEKNQRVSVQIENLHPVETTVKQLKILAL; translated from the coding sequence ATGAGTGATTTTATCGCGTCTATTAAAGCCAATTTTAATAAGCGGTACCCGGGTATCCACCATGCGATAGTGAAACACTATTTCACATCTATCATCATCCTGATCATCTTCTTTGCATTTATCCTTCGATATTTCCAATTAAACATCGGTTTGCCCTATTTGTATTTCTGGGATGAACCACTCACGGCCAGCAACGCGCTTCAGATGATGAAAACGGAGGATTACAACCCCCATTTTTTTAAGTACGGTTCTCTGATGATTTATTTGAACCTGCTGATCGATCAGTTATACTATATTTATCTCTTACTCACGGGCGATTTGGCAAGCGTGACAAATATACGCATTGAAGCCGATACCGGCTGGCACTGGACGATATCCCATCCGGGTTTTTATTTTTGGAATCGTTTTTTGACCGCCACAATGGGCACCGCAACAGTATTTATCACCTATTTAATCAGCAGGTCGATATGCGGCAGATGGACGGGCATCATATCGGCCTTTTTTTTATCTGTTCTCCCGATCCACATAGTTCATTCGGGTTTTGTAACAATGGATGCGCCAGTCGCCCTGTTTGTCTCCCTTGTCGCCCTATTCTCCATTTTGTTTATCGACCAAAAAAAAATCATCTATTTCATATTGGGTTTAATATGTGTCGGGTTTGCCACAGCGACAAAATACAATTCGGGCCTGGCAATATTGCTCCCCGTTGCATCGCTAATTTGGATGTCTTATCGGGATGAAATCCCGCGCCAAAAATTTTATTGGCTCGCAATCCCATGCCTGCCAGCAGTGACTTTTTTTTTCATAATGCCCTACGCAATTCTCGACTTCCCAAATTTTATTAAGGATGTCTTACACCAGATTAATTACTACAAAACCACGGGACACCCCGGCGCAACAATCAGCCCTGGATGGGATTATTTTGCGTTTCAGATACGAGAATTTTACCACAACATCGGACTGACGGGCACCATCCTGTTCGCAATCGGTCTCGCCGGGATAATTTCTCGCCCTGTATTGCTTCTGATCTTATTATTCCCCGCGAGCTATCTTGTATTTATGAGCGACATGACCGTCAGCTTTCACAGAAATTTTATACAGGTGTACCCATTTATTGCCATCTTTGCAGGTATTGCGTTTTACAATCTGCATTTAGCATTGGCACGTTTTTATCCAAAGCTCAAAAAGCCAATTCCGATTGTATGTCTCGCAGCCGCGCTCGTTTTACTGCCGCGAGCTTATGACGCCTATCAAACGGGCCTGGAACTGCACAACACCAGAGACACCAGAAGCGCGGTCATAGATACGCTCAACGCAATGGAAAATGTGCAGCAAGTCGTCTTTGCCAGAGAACTGCGAGTTCATGAACAAGACCTCAACAGATTAAAATGCGACTATTCGATACAACCCATAGAAATAATGAGCACGGAACAAAATCGAGACCACACACACTATGTCTTGCCCGTCGAAATATCTCAGATTTACACTTATTACCCTGAGGAAATACAGACCAAACAAGCAATCATAGACAAAATCCCCGGCGAGCATATTCTGCAATACATCGACAGCAATTACATCGGACAAAATATTGGCAAAGATTACATCAAACAAAGTGCTGCAACCATGCTCGATGTATTTTCCACAAGCCCCTCGCTGATCATCGCAAATCAGATACCTCAGGAACCATTACACCCCGGCACTATTGCATTTGATACCTGTAAACTATCTCCCACAGGCGCACAAATCAATATCCGCAATACCGCAACACTCCGCGATGGCGCAATCAAAACTCCGTCTTACGCCCTGAAACGCGGGAAATACCTGTTCACATTTCAAGCTCAAAAATCAGTGTCACCAGAACGCTCCCAAAGCTTTGTTTTTGGAGAATACGAAACAAAAATTACCGTAAAACGCCTGAACGCATTCCGCAAACATGCGAGCATCCGGGTCTCAATCTTTGCGGACCAGGCGCTCTTAACACAGCAAATATTCATCCTGACAAAGAACCTCGCTCAAATGGACGCCTTTTTTTCGCTCGAAAAAAACCAGCGCGTTTCAGTTCAAATAGAAAATCTCCATCCTGTGGAAACAACGGTTAAGCAACTGAAAATTTTGGCTTTGTAA
- a CDS encoding DegT/DnrJ/EryC1/StrS family aminotransferase — protein MIPIFRPWFDNAEVEAVREVLMSGWVGPGEKVEELEARFAHYVGAQHAVSVNSCSAALLLALKILDVEGGEVITTPLTFVSTNHAILQNGATPVFCDIDPETLNIDPKAIAAKITSRTRAIMVVHFAGHPCDMDEILSIANQYGIPVVEDAAHASGARYKGRMIGGVGTVTCFSFDARKNLSTCDGGMLTTNNSDLAERARKLRWMGISRGTYDRFRKNGAERRWEYEVGELGYKCYMNDLNAAIGLVQLGKLESANAQRREIFLQYGRAFAALDWMQTPVEKPQVRSAMHAYVARISQRDELIDHLGQHNIDAGVHYKPCHLFEVYKPYRTDLPVTDAVWRDLVTLPLFPSMTESEIGQVIAAVCDFQP, from the coding sequence ATGATTCCCATTTTTCGCCCCTGGTTTGACAATGCAGAAGTCGAAGCGGTACGCGAGGTATTGATGTCCGGTTGGGTCGGTCCCGGGGAAAAGGTCGAAGAACTCGAAGCGCGATTTGCCCATTATGTGGGGGCACAACACGCAGTATCTGTCAACTCGTGCTCTGCAGCCCTCCTTCTGGCTTTGAAGATACTGGACGTAGAGGGAGGCGAAGTCATTACCACGCCCTTGACCTTTGTATCGACCAATCACGCAATTTTGCAAAACGGAGCCACGCCAGTATTTTGCGACATAGATCCCGAAACACTCAACATCGATCCAAAAGCAATTGCCGCCAAAATCACGTCGCGCACTCGAGCGATTATGGTCGTGCATTTTGCCGGGCACCCTTGCGACATGGATGAGATTCTATCCATTGCAAACCAGTACGGGATTCCAGTTGTAGAAGACGCCGCACACGCCAGCGGCGCGCGTTACAAGGGTCGAATGATTGGCGGGGTAGGCACAGTGACGTGTTTTAGTTTTGATGCGCGCAAAAATTTGTCAACATGCGATGGGGGGATGTTGACCACCAATAATTCAGACCTCGCCGAGCGCGCGCGAAAATTGCGCTGGATGGGCATCTCGCGCGGAACTTATGATCGGTTTCGAAAAAATGGCGCAGAGCGTCGATGGGAATACGAAGTGGGCGAACTCGGCTATAAATGCTATATGAACGATCTCAACGCGGCAATTGGGCTGGTGCAATTGGGCAAATTGGAGTCAGCCAATGCACAACGCCGGGAGATTTTTTTGCAGTACGGACGTGCATTTGCCGCCCTCGACTGGATGCAAACACCTGTAGAAAAACCCCAGGTTCGCAGCGCAATGCACGCTTATGTGGCGCGAATATCCCAGCGCGATGAATTGATAGATCATCTGGGGCAACACAACATCGATGCGGGCGTACACTACAAACCCTGTCATTTATTTGAAGTGTACAAACCCTATCGCACGGACTTGCCCGTCACTGATGCCGTGTGGCGCGATCTGGTCACCTTGCCCCTATTCCCAAGCATGACCGAAAGCGAAATAGGACAAGTCATCGCAGCCGTGTGCGACTTCCAACCCTAA